The proteins below are encoded in one region of Flavobacterium nackdongense:
- a CDS encoding putative type IX sorting system protein PorV2, with translation MKKIQFFILLLLCASSPAQTVRKYSNEFMNIGVDAAALGMANAVTSSSNDVNSGYWNPAGLVHLEDHQISLMHANYFANIAQYDYIAYANTIDNESAWGISLIRFGVDDILNTTELIDSQGNIDYNRISLFSTADYGFTFSYARKLQVPGFQYGVNAKIIHRIIGKFAGSWGFGFDAGLQFERNDWKFGLMLRDITTTYNVWSIDEAEYKKIADAIPGQNQELPESTEITAPKAQLGMSKKFIIHYDYSILAAANLNMQFTRTNDIISTDFVSIDPALGFEFGYTDLVFLRAGVGNFQNIQQIDNTEKVGFQPNIGLGFKYKGIQIDYALTNLGNQSASLYSNIFSVKVDLGLFRN, from the coding sequence TTGAAAAAAATTCAATTCTTCATCCTCCTCCTACTTTGCGCCAGTTCGCCTGCTCAAACCGTCAGAAAATATTCCAACGAATTTATGAATATTGGCGTTGACGCCGCTGCACTGGGAATGGCAAACGCTGTAACTTCAAGTTCCAATGATGTCAATTCAGGTTATTGGAATCCCGCGGGTTTGGTGCATCTAGAAGACCATCAAATATCGTTAATGCACGCCAATTATTTTGCGAATATCGCTCAATACGATTATATCGCTTACGCCAATACTATCGATAATGAGAGCGCTTGGGGCATTTCACTCATCCGTTTTGGTGTAGATGACATTTTGAATACCACTGAATTGATCGACAGTCAGGGCAATATTGATTACAATCGCATCAGTCTTTTTTCGACAGCCGATTATGGATTTACCTTTTCGTATGCCCGAAAACTGCAAGTTCCCGGATTTCAATATGGTGTAAATGCTAAAATTATTCATCGAATCATTGGAAAATTTGCCGGTTCGTGGGGATTTGGCTTTGATGCTGGGCTCCAATTCGAAAGAAATGATTGGAAATTTGGTTTGATGCTCCGAGATATTACGACCACCTATAATGTTTGGAGCATTGACGAAGCCGAATATAAAAAAATTGCCGATGCCATTCCGGGACAAAATCAGGAATTACCCGAAAGCACAGAGATTACGGCTCCAAAAGCACAATTGGGTATGTCCAAAAAGTTTATAATTCACTACGATTACAGCATTTTGGCGGCCGCCAATTTGAATATGCAGTTTACAAGAACAAACGATATTATTTCAACCGATTTTGTGAGTATTGATCCCGCTTTGGGTTTTGAATTTGGTTATACCGACTTGGTTTTCTTGCGTGCTGGAGTTGGGAATTTTCAGAATATACAACAAATAGACAATACTGAGAAAGTAGGTTTTCAGCCCAATATCGGTTTAGGATTCAAATACAAAGGCATTCAAATCGACTATGCGCTGACCAATTTAGGAAACCAAAGTGCTTCTTTGTACTCGAATATCTTTTCGGTGAAAGTAGATTTGGGACTTTTTAGAAATTAA
- a CDS encoding lipoprotein N-acyltransferase Lnb domain-containing protein — MSCSSLKNIIVFLFFIGTLSSFGQNIQLTKNAQASVITCDTGNESYSLFGHTAIRISDAENNLDVVYNYGAFDFRTPNFVAKFAKGDLQYFAVANTFSDFMSQYTYEQRSVFEQELNIPLAYKQKLFDNLTAVLASSESYYTYKFIDKNCTSMVVDMLNKTLESKAIVSKIDTDKTYRSILFPYFDNFFYEKLGTSIIFGTKVDEYSNHIFLPLQLLQSLEQTQFKNQPLCKESKTLLKFEKQAPASWWNNVYSYLIFLGLILILNKKYLDNFYLLLMGLLGIFFATVGFYSFHQELANNYNVLLFNPSLLLLLYYSVKKIDKWIINLAVFNFLCLLVYLIIMINKAHLFIVLPLVVASSFIMARLIYKISKRIPVII; from the coding sequence ATGAGCTGTTCTTCATTAAAAAATATAATTGTTTTCCTTTTTTTTATTGGAACACTCTCTAGTTTTGGGCAAAATATTCAATTGACTAAAAACGCTCAAGCCAGCGTAATTACTTGCGATACAGGTAACGAATCCTATTCGCTTTTTGGTCACACCGCCATTCGAATTTCGGATGCAGAAAACAATTTGGATGTGGTTTATAATTACGGCGCTTTTGATTTTAGAACTCCTAATTTTGTGGCAAAATTTGCCAAAGGAGATTTACAATATTTTGCTGTTGCCAATACCTTTTCGGACTTTATGAGTCAATATACTTATGAACAAAGAAGTGTTTTCGAACAAGAATTGAATATACCATTGGCGTACAAACAAAAATTATTTGATAATTTGACTGCCGTTTTAGCGTCAAGCGAAAGTTATTATACCTATAAATTCATTGACAAAAACTGCACATCGATGGTGGTCGATATGTTAAATAAAACATTAGAATCTAAAGCAATTGTTTCTAAAATTGACACCGACAAAACCTACCGAAGCATTTTATTCCCTTATTTCGACAATTTCTTTTACGAAAAACTGGGAACAAGCATTATTTTCGGTACCAAAGTGGACGAATATAGCAATCACATTTTTTTGCCTTTGCAACTGCTCCAAAGTCTGGAACAGACGCAATTCAAAAATCAACCGCTTTGTAAGGAAAGTAAAACTCTTTTAAAATTCGAAAAACAAGCGCCTGCCTCGTGGTGGAATAATGTGTATTCCTATTTGATATTTCTTGGGCTAATTTTAATTTTAAACAAAAAATACCTTGATAATTTTTACCTTTTACTAATGGGATTGTTGGGAATATTCTTTGCTACGGTAGGATTTTATTCTTTTCACCAAGAGTTAGCTAACAATTATAACGTATTGTTATTCAACCCTAGCTTACTTCTTTTACTCTACTATTCGGTAAAGAAAATAGACAAATGGATTATCAATCTAGCGGTTTTTAATTTTCTTTGCCTCCTGGTGTACCTCATCATTATGATCAACAAGGCACATTTATTCATTGTGTTGCCATTAGTGGTGGCCAGTAGTTTTATAATGGCAAGACTTATTTATAAAATCAGCAAACGAATTCCTGTAATAATTTGA
- a CDS encoding exopolysaccharide biosynthesis polyprenyl glycosylphosphotransferase, with translation MNKNKKIHFEVSERKVLLRGFDVLFVLLSLYLVGHFFEMQYIESSVGTYYYMLLLAFYISIIGSVFEMYDLQVASNQFKVLRSTILTASTAVLLYLLTPVFSAELPKNRFQIVVFYLTILFALLLWRTFYVNFLASNRFVQNVLLVCDQEQVEQLILDLEKSDPHYRVVAYVNSVRNNNDFAEYSYVQQVWIDDLVSFVNENKLFEIVVASQNTEDITADLYLQLLHLLESGTTIREYVQVYEDKTQRIPLQFITKDFYKFFPFNRSNNNQLYLLQVRALEITISLIGLCVGVLLIPVILLGNALGNRGKLFYTQERVGKNGNIFQILKFRTMVANAESQGAVFSGGSDCRVTPFGKFMRKTRMDEFPQFVNILKGEMAVIGPRPERPFFVKEISQLMPFYETRHVIKPGLTGWAQVNFSYGESIEDSLIKLQYDLYYIKHRSIFLDLNITIKTFSTILFYRGQ, from the coding sequence ATGAATAAAAATAAAAAAATACATTTTGAAGTTTCTGAACGAAAGGTTTTGCTCAGAGGTTTTGATGTCCTTTTTGTTTTGCTATCCTTGTATTTAGTCGGTCACTTTTTCGAAATGCAGTACATTGAATCTTCGGTTGGTACTTATTATTATATGTTATTGCTTGCTTTTTACATCTCAATTATAGGTTCTGTATTTGAAATGTATGACTTACAAGTGGCTAGTAATCAATTTAAAGTTTTAAGAAGTACCATTTTAACCGCTTCTACGGCCGTTTTACTCTATTTATTAACGCCTGTTTTTTCGGCTGAGTTACCCAAGAATAGATTTCAAATTGTTGTTTTTTATTTGACTATACTTTTTGCTTTACTTCTTTGGAGAACTTTTTATGTTAATTTTCTGGCATCCAATCGGTTTGTGCAGAATGTTTTATTGGTCTGTGATCAAGAGCAGGTCGAGCAATTAATTCTTGATCTTGAAAAATCGGATCCTCATTATCGCGTGGTAGCCTATGTAAATTCTGTTAGGAATAATAATGATTTTGCCGAATATAGCTACGTGCAACAAGTTTGGATCGATGATTTAGTTTCATTTGTGAACGAAAATAAGTTATTTGAAATAGTAGTTGCCTCGCAAAATACGGAAGATATTACAGCCGATTTGTATTTGCAATTACTGCATTTGCTAGAATCTGGAACTACGATTCGGGAGTACGTCCAAGTCTACGAAGATAAAACACAACGCATTCCGCTTCAATTTATAACGAAAGATTTCTACAAATTTTTTCCTTTCAATAGAAGCAATAATAATCAATTGTATTTGCTCCAAGTGCGAGCCTTAGAAATTACAATTTCATTAATTGGTTTGTGTGTAGGAGTGCTTTTGATTCCTGTAATTCTATTGGGAAATGCTTTAGGCAACAGAGGAAAACTGTTTTATACTCAGGAACGAGTAGGCAAAAACGGGAACATATTTCAGATTCTTAAGTTTCGGACCATGGTCGCTAATGCCGAGTCGCAAGGCGCTGTATTTTCGGGTGGAAGTGACTGCAGGGTCACTCCGTTTGGAAAATTCATGCGAAAAACGAGAATGGATGAATTTCCGCAATTTGTCAATATTTTAAAAGGAGAAATGGCAGTTATTGGACCCAGACCTGAAAGGCCTTTCTTCGTAAAAGAAATTTCCCAACTTATGCCTTTTTATGAAACACGGCACGTAATAAAACCGGGGCTTACCGGTTGGGCTCAGGTCAATTTTTCTTATGGCGAATCCATAGAAGATAGTCTAATAAAACTGCAATATGATTTGTATTACATCAAACATCGAAGTATTTTTTTGGACTTAAATATTACCATAAAAACCTTTAGTACGATCTTGTTTTATAGAGGTCAATAA
- a CDS encoding glycosyltransferase family 4 protein, translated as MRIIQIIDSLEAGGAERMAVNYANALAHKIDFSGLVATRKEGALINQLDSDVSYLFLNKKSAFDLKSLGQLRQFVKKNKVEIIHAHSTSFFTAFLLKLSCPKTKLIWHDHYGDSEFLAKRSSFGLQLVLPFFNGIIAVNQQLKNWAEQQLHFKNVIYLPNFPAADNRIAAKTILDGMPGKRIVCLANLRVQKDHFLLLEVAKKMQKSHPDWTFHLVGKDFEDDYSKKIRAKILDYNLQKTVYCYGSRNDISAILEQSEIGILTSQSEGLPVALLEYGWHSKPVVVTSVGEIPLVIQNGINGFLVETGSVELFFDALVKLMEKESLRADLGKALQQTIVSTYSEKAVLLEYSNWIAKMMK; from the coding sequence ATGAGAATTATCCAAATCATAGATTCGCTTGAAGCGGGCGGTGCAGAACGAATGGCGGTGAATTATGCCAATGCTCTTGCCCATAAAATTGATTTTTCGGGACTAGTTGCTACGCGAAAAGAAGGCGCGTTAATCAATCAACTTGATAGTGATGTTTCCTATCTTTTTTTGAATAAGAAAAGCGCATTTGACTTGAAATCTTTAGGTCAATTGCGACAATTTGTAAAAAAAAATAAGGTCGAAATAATTCATGCGCACAGCACTTCATTTTTTACCGCCTTTTTGTTGAAGCTTAGTTGTCCTAAAACAAAATTGATTTGGCACGATCATTATGGCGACAGCGAATTTTTGGCTAAAAGATCCTCTTTTGGGTTGCAGCTAGTGCTTCCATTTTTTAATGGAATAATTGCGGTAAACCAGCAACTTAAAAATTGGGCAGAACAGCAACTGCATTTTAAAAATGTTATTTATTTGCCTAATTTCCCTGCCGCAGACAATAGAATCGCAGCAAAAACCATTTTGGATGGGATGCCAGGGAAACGCATTGTATGTTTGGCCAATTTGCGAGTTCAGAAAGATCATTTTTTATTGCTTGAAGTGGCAAAAAAAATGCAAAAATCCCATCCTGATTGGACATTTCATTTGGTTGGAAAAGATTTTGAAGATGATTATTCTAAAAAAATCCGTGCTAAGATTTTGGACTATAATCTACAGAAAACAGTCTATTGTTATGGATCTAGAAATGATATTTCGGCTATTCTTGAACAATCCGAAATCGGCATATTAACATCACAATCCGAAGGTTTGCCTGTTGCTTTGTTGGAATATGGTTGGCATTCAAAACCAGTTGTTGTGACAAGTGTAGGTGAAATTCCATTAGTGATTCAAAATGGAATTAACGGATTTTTGGTTGAAACAGGTTCGGTAGAATTGTTTTTTGATGCATTGGTCAAATTAATGGAAAAGGAGTCTTTGAGGGCCGATTTAGGGAAAGCTCTTCAACAAACAATAGTAAGTACGTATTCTGAAAAGGCCGTTTTGCTTGAATATTCTAATTGGATAGCAAAAATGATGAAATGA